From Poecilia reticulata strain Guanapo linkage group LG3, Guppy_female_1.0+MT, whole genome shotgun sequence:
attgtagtttattatcaatagcaggaaataaaaaataaaaattaagtgtaatttaaatacattactaatatattaatagtatatttaaaatatattaaatatatatttttaatataattctgagacagaattattacactcaaaatataataaactctgaaatatatttaaaaagtatactttaagtacacttgaagttgttccaaaaaagtatgaatagtatactaaaatatactattagttgtaatttaatacaatttaaatacttCTAAAGTATACTTagtacaaaattagttgttccaaaatggTACAGTTTAAGTAtatcgataaaagtatactaaagtatgttaaaatttagtatactaaagtatacagGTTTATTTCTTGGAGTGTGCATGTTcatttctgatgtaaaataaaaacaaaaactgaataaataaattacttctgGTGTTCCTCTTCATGTCAtttaaaactcatgtttttagactgagTTCAGGGAAAATATcaactgaacaaactgaaccATGAATGTAAAGACAATCagccagaaaatgtttcttttcatgcatttattgatttatttttcatttctgaggtGAAGAGAAAGCTCCATTAGGGAGGTGAAGATCAGGTgagaaaaatccaaacaatttATTYTAATTCTACAAACGTGGATCAAACTGATGTagatacaattttaaaattatatgtgAGAGGATATttgataattttatttcatgataGTTTATGGTCCACGGAAAATTTTACTTCTAATCCAGTCCTTGTATTCACACACATCCAAGATTTCAACTGAACTCTGACATGCGTCTTCTCCACCAAGAGCAATCACACCATAAATATTGCCGTTGTACATCGCTGCTCCACCAGAGTCGCCCTGTAGAAAAATTTATATCaatatatttatgttgtaaaacagaaaagtcttcTAATCACTGTWGAGCGATattgggaaaaaacaaacttacatagCATATATCCTTGTTCGGTGCTTCGRCACGGAATATATGCCCATATGGCAGCACATAGAGGGAAGCAGCAACAATGTTCATGTCGACACACTGAAGATTTGCTGGAATAGCAGAAATTATCACTGTAGAGAAATATGAGAATCATAAACATGTTCTTCACTCAAACTTCTCTTtagagacagaaacaaagattttattctcataacttCAATATTTCTCTCACATCGCTGATTATTGGGGCCGGTTGTCGTTGCTCCCTCTCCTGCCAGCTGAACAGTATCGCCTCTAAAACACCAtaagattaaaatgtaaaaatacaagataacaatgtagaaaattaattgTTAAGAACaatgaaagaacagaaaataaatcaatgaaggACTTCATCCACTGACATAGGAGYGTCCACTTCCAGTCCTCAGTGACGGTGTGGTGCATCCTTTACATGTgtctctggtccaacacacctgagctAAAYRggttctggttctgctggtggcCTGATTACCTGATTCaagtgtgctgaagcagaggcagcaggactGGAGGAGTGgagacagaaaacctgaagtCATGTTATGATCAGAGAAAGACTTACACTTTAAGACGACGCCTGCAGTTTGGTAGCTGAGCAACTGGGACATCTGTTACTGGTGTATGAAGCTTCAGTAACATGATGTCATGACGCCGGTTGCCGCGGATATAGATCACAGGATTGTGTCGGATTACCTGATT
This genomic window contains:
- the LOC103462792 gene encoding anionic trypsin-2-like, with the translated sequence MGLLKVLLLLGLGVSVNSDVSLQKRIIGGRNCDESERLYHVRLESSNGTHMSRCGGSLIHPQWILTAAXCWKXGWTNVAMLKVHPRTVIHYNQVIRHNPVIYIRGNRRHDIMLLKLHTPVTDVPVAQLPNCRRRLKVGDTVQLAGEGATTTGPNNQRLIISAIPANLQCVDMNIVAASLYVLPYGHIFRXEAPNKDICYGDSGGAAMYNGNIYGVIALGGEDACQSSVEILDVCEYKDWIRSKIFRGP